One Vicia villosa cultivar HV-30 ecotype Madison, WI linkage group LG5, Vvil1.0, whole genome shotgun sequence genomic window, GTTTGTTAACTAAATGAGTATCTAAGACCTTGTACTCAATCATCCTACCAAGAAGTTTAATAATAACTCTGAATTTGCATGGCTTGGAtatcctttcctttttctttggccGAAAGTATGAAAACCAAACAATCATATTTACTCATCTTCGTTTCTTCTACCATCAAACACTTTCCCTTATCATCTCTCGAGAGATTCTCTATTTCTTCATCAGTAAAAATAATAGTCATAGTACCATTATTTTGCTCGTTTCCATTTGAATTCTCGATCATTGAATCCTTACAAGGCTTTATGCTTCTAAGATATTTTTACTCATTCTTCCCCATTGCAACCACATTCATACCCTAAATACATGCTTGAGTCTTGTTTAAAATTTTGATTACCGCCTTTAACTTTTTTTAGCTTTTTTTAGAGCTGCACTCTAAAGTTATGCTTGGGAGTTTGGTGGGAATGGGAGGAGAAGGCTTCCAaaaacgaatttttaaaaaaatatagaaaaatatttgacattttttgaaaaatgattttgtttagaatgaataaaagagtcattaaaaattttaattttcaaaatactataacaacctaaaggATATTTAATGGTCGGCTGAAGTTTCTAGAGAGAGatgctcctccttctctctagaaAATTTCTCCCCAACCCTTTAGGGTTTGGTGGCTCTTCTCCACCTCCATGGTGGTCCTCTCCTTCCACCTCTATGGTGGCACCCTCCATCTCTTTTGAGAGAACTTTCTTCTCCATCCCTCTTCCTTCTCATTCCCTCACCATAGCCAAACTTTTCACCGGAATCTCCCTCTCTCAACCACTACCAACCgccaagttttcttctcttcttttaaGACCGCCACCGGAACCACCACCGCCAAGAAGAAACGACAAGTTAGTTGTGATTTTTCTACACACCTCAAACACAACAACAATGGATGCTCCTCTCCTTCAAGGAGCTGCTCATACAACTCCGTTGTCCGAAATTTGTCGTCCACCATCGAAGCCGCCATGGTTATACAGTATGCAAATTCTAACAGGGATGTTTAACTTCGGTTTATTaatttatgttttgtgtttttgtgttttaGTGGTAAATGATGCACTCTTAGTGTTTGACAAAATGCCGCAAAAGAGTTTTGTGTCTTATAGCATGTCTATGTGTGTCTATTGGCATTTCATAGTGATTGAGGAAGCTTATGAGTTCAACATCTATTCCATAACTATCTCTAGTCATCTATTAATTTGTGAACACTCAAAAAATTGGGgcaattttgagaccaaagaaAGTCGAAATGTGCAAACACAAGTCAAAGAAATCATCCTTAATTGGATTTGGAAAAAGACTATGGATTCTCGCTTCTACATTGCCATTGATGGTGTTTGCAAGAGAGTGGATTGCTCGTTGATATGTCGTTGGATTTGGTTTGGTTGTGCCTTAGCTTTTGAAAATTATATGTATAATGTCTCTTATGACTATGTAGTGTTTTATGTTAGAAGTGCTTTTAGGCTATGTATGGAGTATGTTCCATTTCAATTGTGTCCTAACATTTGTAATTCTTGCTTGATTGAATATTAATGAAGCttgtttttctattaaaaaaaaaacaacctaaaggatatttggaaaatttatgtaagtcctCAAAAACAAactctcctacccaaaatctttttattcttttcacccaactcttcctatttttcaaagttcttccctcccttcccctccaaattCTCAAACATAGgctaaaaaatattattgatccgAAATTTCATGTTTTTCTGCCACAAACCCTAATAGAAAATAGTCCTCAAATCTAAGGTTGAATttctttaaaaaactaaaaaaaattaaaaaatcagaataaaagagaaaaatacaTTTAAACCAAATATTTGTTATAGAACATTATTGAATAACGAACCGAAGGTATTGCGCGCCTTttgtactctctctctctctgactCATCACTCACTCTCTCCTTCGCTGCACAGGAACTGAATCGCCAACACCATTTCATTAGGTTTTCATTCTTCTCATCTTTTACCTAAATTCTGTTACTAGCTTCAATTTCAGGGATTTTCAATGTACAATGAGACTTGTATTGTGTAGTAAGAATCTATCTGATCGTGATCTTCAATGCTGATTATGTTTCTAGGTTTAATTGTGTAATCTTGTATCAAACTTTCAATTCCCATTCATGTTTTTCTCTTCCTATGCAGTTCACAAAAAGTTATGATCAACACTCCGTTAATCGATTCTTTGCCTCCCCTCCCATTAAGGGCTTTGCAAATTGTTTCTAGTAAAGTGAAAAGCCATATCCGCGACGAAATTGGTGATTCTAAATTTTGCATACTTGTTGATGGAGCGCGAGACGAATCGCAGAAGGAACAAATGGCTGTTATTTTGAGATTTGTTGATAAAGAAGGGTTTATACAAGAGCGAATGTTCGATATCGTGCATGTTAAAGACAGTAATTTGCAGTCCTTAGCTCTTAAGGAAGAAATTTGTGATGTACTTTCTCGATATAATCTTGATGTTTCGAACATTCGTGGTCAAGGGTATGATGGTACTAGCAATCTGAGAGATCAATGGAATGATTTACAAACGCTATTTTTGAATGAATGTCCTTATGCATACCACATTCATTGTTTTGCACATAAGTTGGAACTTGCATTGATTTGTGCGTCGTCGGAAGTTTATGCAATTCAACAATTCTTcttgatattgaattttattgTCAATATTTTCAGTTCTTGTACTAAGCCCGGTGATACTATACTAGCTGCCAAGTTAGACGAAATCTCGCTTTTGCTGGAGATCGATGAGCTTGAAACTGACAAAGAGGCGAGTCGTTCTTCTACTTTGCAACGAGTTGGTGATGATCGTTCGAGGTCACATTTTTCTTCTATTTGTTGCTTGATTAGTATGTATGAttcagcatgttatgttttggaCGGATTATCTCATGATGAAGAGTCGAGTTGTGATCAACGTGAGAATGCTTCTATTGCTTACGATATCTTGATTACATTTGAGTTTGTATTGATCTTGCATTTGATGAAAAATATTATGGCGATAACTGATATTCTTTGTCAAGCTTTACAACACGAATATCCAGATGTTGTTAATGTCAAACATATAGTTCGTTCTACCAAAGCAATGCTTCAAAATATGAAACAGAATGGTTGGGATAAGTTGTTGAAAAATGTTAAATGTTTTTGTGATAAAAATGTTATCATGGTTCCTCAGCTCGATGCTCCGTATGAAGCAGGACCATGGCGTTCTCGTGAGAAAAACGATCACATCACAACAGAGCATTATTTTAGAGTAGAGGTATTTTTTACTGTCATCGACAAACAGATACAAGAGTTGAATAGCAGGTTTAGTGACCAAGCAATGGAGTTGTTAACTCTAAGCTCTGCATTGGTTCCTAAGGATACTTACAAAGCTTTTAACATTGATCAAATTGGCACTCTTGTAGAAAAATATTATCCTATGGATTTCAATGAGCAGGAAAAGATTGATTTACGATGTCAACTTCAACATTTCATTACTGATGCTCGTCAAGATTCAAAGTTGAAGAATTTGTCAACTATCGAAGAATTGTGTACATGTTTGGCTGAAACAAAAAAGTCCGAAGTTTACTACTTGATTGACAGACTTCTTCGCATTATCATGACTCTTCCGGTTTATACGCCTACAACCGAAAGGTCTTGTTCAGCAATGAAAACTTTCAAGACTTTGCTGAAAAACATGAAGGAAGATGAGTTTGATGCAAGCTGTATGATAGTTTACATTGAAAGGGAGATTGCAATAAGTTTGAGAATTGATTCTGATGAGTTCGAGTCACTCAAAGAACCCAATGACTCACGCCCATGTAGCTCTGCAAATGATTGCACTATCAGACCATCAGGTAACTAACTATCTCTGCTTAGGTGCATGGGATATTGtagatttgttttctttgtttgaagTTTGCAACCTTTTATTTGGTTTTGACTTCTGCATAAGTTTGATAGTTGTTTCAAAGTGACATAGGCAAATAGCCTAATCAAAATGCATGATGTGATTGAAATTTCATTGTGAAAAATAAAGGCTAATTGTTTACTCACTTGCAGAGTTGCTCAGCGAAGAAGAATCTAAAGAAGAATCCGACAAAGAATCTGATGGATCCCTTCCGCCTCAAGTTGTTGAAGAGATGGTTGAGGATGAAATCTCACCTAGGTATTTTGATTTTGGATACTTGAATGCATGCTCATGTGTCTTCTGCGCTTACtcaattttcttttcttctcactCTAGACCATCTATTTGTTATACTTCCCATTTGACTCATTTTCTAGATATAATACAACCATTCTGTTAGAGATGGTGCATCAACCAAATCTAATCAGATTGTTTCTCTTTGTAAGAGGTCATTCAATATCCTTCTTTTATTGATTTGTACAATGTTGTTAAATCGCCGCTATAGCATAGTGGACTTTGGACAAACCACTATTGATTTGCGGTATGCTATTTAGTAGTACAAAACATTGTCATATAGCCGCTATAATGGTGCTATAACACTACTGTGTAGCAAAACTTTAACAATCTTCTATTTACCGCTATTCGCAATTGATAACActagtttataatttatatatttttttgtgagtTTCAGATTGATTCAAAACTGAATCATCAAGGCATGGCTATTAACCATGTAGCTTAAGTGTGgcacttcattttttttgttaagtTTCATTTCAGCATATACTTCTTGCTCATATATTTATTTGTTGTTGCAGGTACCTTTCAAAGGACCTGAAGGAGTAGTGCTGATTCAATTTTCCTATCTTGACAAACAAGTTCACAGTTTTGTTTTTACTCGAGGCTCTTGACGTTTCTTTTTCCTAGTCCGAGGAATCCACGGACAAGATTATCAGGATTTAAGATCTCAATCTTTGTAACCCTCGTGACCATATGGATGAATCCTAATAGCATTACTCTTTCAGAATTTTTCTTTCAGCAATACTTTTCTTTTCTGCATATAcaagaaactgtgttttttttggCAAACATATGTTTTTGTTTGAGTAGTTTAATGGTTTAAAATTTTAACTCAAATGAGATTTTTAAAAAGCCATGGAGCTTGTTACACCTGTTCGTTGTCAATTGCAATACAGTGATATTGAGTACGAAAATGACCACTCTCACGATAACTAACACCATGAGCATTCTTGGCTTATTTGTTGCGTATCACTAAAGTGAAGTTTACTCGTTTTCACGGCATAAACGTTCACACCCATACGTGTAATTCTCCAACGTTATACGTTAAGAATAATAACCAGTGATATTAATAATAGGTAATGCATACAGTGTAAATATCTGGAAATGGATcagatttaatttttttacaacAATAATAGCACATAACTACAGATAAAATTTTCAACGCTTCAACGAGTCTTCATTGTCAAAACAACGGCTGCGAGTTCTATAGACTTAGGAAGACTAAAATAAATAGGAAAAATACAGTAGCATATCCAATCACCTATCTATACACATAAAtaatcgtgtcctgattaacttagTCAGATGTCTACTGTTCCAGACcaagagtaggttccaaaccaatgttctcacactacattagtttagcaccagaacatctgttcttcagctggtagttGCATATTAGTCCTTAATGTCCCAACATCAGATAGGAcatttgttcctccttctaggaactcCTCAACCTTGAAATtttcaaggtacacacttgcagataattatgaatatcattgatcagttgacattcatcagctctaataaaccatgccattatgagtggacttgagaggatactcaagtatctttgacactttaattatagctgtcaatacctgccatacattatgttgaaccttcataaccctaggatttctcagagactatgcagcggaaaatagtcatacctcaacagaattcacacaatgcttactttaagtgttagtagtaagTATGACAACTACAGATTGACTGCTACTCAACCTTGCACAATGTTTGCTTGTGCACCAAGCAACTGACTAGACCAAACCAAAATCCTGACTTAACAAACTCACAAacaacagaggttaccttatcaatatcttcactcccgcatgaaggttttgatgagctTCTTCTCTATTCATAGATATCAGTcgaatttgtttttaaattcaagttcttcactcccgcatgaagtccttGGACTTAACACTCCTCGTTCCAGCATCACAGCTcctaggtcaggttggtctaatcatataggtccatcctccacttctagggaccatacaatatgaacaggACTGTTCAAATAATTTTCTAcctttaccacaaccagaatttatccctcatggatctcatctagaaacagacaggatgcctgctctgataccaattgaaaattctggtatgacagactcgaatatcaatcccgatgtcaagacatatgatctgttattaatgtagcataaGCAGAATAGAAGGATCCTCCATTTATTTATTACTCTTAgaaaagagtcaatgagacctgagatcacacacgttcagtagacataaccagattataatttttacatggttctgtttaggaacaactaacacttctgaacctgatgttataaacaaagtcataacattgataactgaacaaacaatgcagaagataaataacacagttaattgttaacccagttcggtctaactacctactttgggggctaccaagccaggaagaagattccactatcagtagtactattttatataaacagcctctggtttacagataaacaacctctggtttacctagtcactacccaatgcaacctttatctcagaactccatccaagacaagagaacctctgctcactccctagtgatacctaactgttacaaccctacaacagctatttacacaattaacaatgaacacatacttgatcttgcttcacagcttcaatcaagtttacaatactcaactcttacctacaggtttcgagtgaggacaatcacttctctaacctacaggtttcgagaaggacatggcagccatcccacaacatgggtggtctacctatagaaaccctaatgactacatcgttaaaaacaaggttttctatctctaaactaggttacaaagtttcttatttataacctgatcccaattgaatttgggcttacaaatcgcagcactcttgttgttacaaatatgcagaaaatattctgctacaaataaggtctttcaatcatgagtttcctaatttatctcctaaattagaaactgctgaatcttcaatcttctgatctgattcttcctgaatctttgatcttccgatctgattcttcaattattcatttgacctttaaatatgcgccacataggattacataatattcacatagaatattctgtatctgttaaatacaaactgaatcttcctttcaGTTCCGCAgtcgcgatgtcatgagttgatgtcatgacatttcatctaacatcttgcttaaacctgttttgttcttttcaaacttgcaagattcacattttgaccatttgttgctgctattatatgttttagccaaacattagacaataatacagaacagacagagcatcaacaatatattgtatttttattggtcTACCTATTGTTGTCTTTTATTAGTGATCTTTCCGAGAAGAACAGGTGGCCAGCAACGGTGAAGCTTGAAATCCGAAACGGTTAGAGGAGAAAAAAGGTGGTTGTACccgcaaggcactccgatgccaaagtaagtgtttggacaacaaggtacaacaaagtgagagattttggATGAAAAagtgattaccttgccctctaagGTTAGAGGGTTATTTATCGGATTATTTTGTGCGAAAAGGACTCCACTTTTTGAGGATCCATGTGAGGCGCTAGGCCAGGAAACGTGCGAGTTGGCTGTTGCCGAGCACGAGGCTTCAGCGTGCTCGGCTACGTCTTATCTTTGCCCGGATCGGGTCGGGGACGACTGTCGTGCGTGTGGACCATAATGCCTTGGACCCAAGAGTGGGTTGGCCCAATTGGAATAATTGGGTCGGTCCATAACAATTAGAATTTAGCGGTGTATATTTATAAACAATAAAGCAACAATAAAACATTAGGTTATCTACAGTGCATTCAAAAAATAGCAGACTGTTTCGTAGATAAATCTACGAAAGTACCTTTGTTCCAAAAATATTGagtgctttcgtagatgcatccacGGTAGTATTTTAAACTGAATATAAGGTGAAATTAACTGTGTTTTATACGCTTTCGTAGTTACATCTATGGAAAGATtcagattttttcaaaatatggggtGTTTCCGAAAGTGTATCTACGAAAGCTGAAGGCAAAATTGAAATTTTTGCGTGGTGTGTAGATAACCATGGGATGGGTTGAGAAATAGTCTTCTACTAATGTAAATTCTACCAAAAATTTTCTATACTTGTGCATAATAAATTTGTGATGAGCGGGATTGATGAATTCAAATTTCTTTCTTAGAATTCAAATTAAACAATGTGCAGAGAATATTTACATTTATCAAACtaaatatataaaagaattaCCTCAAAAAATTGATAAGGAAAATTGTAAACTTGTGCTCACACTCATGCATCCTAATTATTCCCATGATAAAGATTTAAAGATGAGTCAAATAATAATGTAGAGCATAATATATGAAG contains:
- the LOC131605961 gene encoding uncharacterized protein LOC131605961 — protein: MINTPLIDSLPPLPLRALQIVSSKVKSHIRDEIGDSKFCILVDGARDESQKEQMAVILRFVDKEGFIQERMFDIVHVKDSNLQSLALKEEICDVLSRYNLDVSNIRGQGYDGTSNLRDQWNDLQTLFLNECPYAYHIHCFAHKLELALICASSEVYAIQQFFLILNFIVNIFSSCTKPGDTILAAKLDEISLLLEIDELETDKEASRSSTLQRVGDDRSRSHFSSICCLISMYDSACYVLDGLSHDEESSCDQRENASIAYDILITFEFVLILHLMKNIMAITDILCQALQHEYPDVVNVKHIVRSTKAMLQNMKQNGWDKLLKNVKCFCDKNVIMVPQLDAPYEAGPWRSREKNDHITTEHYFRVEVFFTVIDKQIQELNSRFSDQAMELLTLSSALVPKDTYKAFNIDQIGTLVEKYYPMDFNEQEKIDLRCQLQHFITDARQDSKLKNLSTIEELCTCLAETKKSEVYYLIDRLLRIIMTLPVYTPTTERSCSAMKTFKTLLKNMKEDEFDASCMIVYIEREIAISLRIDSDEFESLKEPNDSRPCSSANDCTIRPSELLSEEESKEESDKESDGSLPPQVVEEMVEDEISPRYNTTILLEMVHQPNLIRLFLFVPFKGPEGVVLIQFSYLDKQVHSFVFTRGS